Proteins co-encoded in one Armatimonadota bacterium genomic window:
- a CDS encoding YbaB/EbfC family nucleoid-associated protein produces the protein MGLGNMGKMMKQVQKLQAEMERVQDELRQARVEATAGGGAVKAVADGHGELVALTIDPAAVDPDDVGLLQDLVLAAVRQAQRNARALAEARMQAVAGGLGLPGWPR, from the coding sequence ATGGGACTGGGCAACATGGGCAAGATGATGAAGCAGGTCCAGAAGCTGCAGGCCGAGATGGAACGGGTGCAGGACGAGCTGCGCCAGGCGCGGGTGGAGGCCACGGCGGGCGGCGGCGCGGTGAAGGCTGTGGCCGACGGTCACGGTGAGCTCGTGGCCCTGACCATCGATCCGGCTGCGGTCGACCCCGACGACGTGGGACTCCTCCAGGACCTCGTGCTGGCCGCGGTGCGCCAGGCACAGCGCAATGCCCGGGCGCTGGCCGAGGCGCGTATGCAGGCAGTCGCCGGCGGCCTGGGGCTGCCTGGCTGGCCGCGGTAG
- a CDS encoding branched-chain amino acid ABC transporter permease: MSILVIQLLNALLYAAILFLIAGGLSLIYGVMRIVNLAHGSLYAVGAYVMAWLVGGLAARLPAPALLAVLPLAAAAVAAVGALIEPAFLRPLYRRAEEYQLLMTFGLLLLLEDLMRFVWGPTPLSATALWASFRPVTVLGAPYPTYNLLVILVGLVAAALLWAFVYRTRFGVLLRATSQDMRMAAALGIDVRRIYLQAFVLGCFMAGLAGAVIVPIQGAVLGMGVEALILAFVAVVIGGLGSLEGALVGAVIVGLVRTAAIQYVPELELAILYLIAAVVLITRPSGLFGTREARRA; this comes from the coding sequence ATGAGCATTCTGGTCATCCAGCTGCTCAACGCGCTCCTGTACGCGGCGATCCTCTTCTTGATCGCCGGAGGGCTCAGCCTGATCTACGGGGTCATGCGCATCGTCAACCTCGCCCACGGCAGCCTCTATGCCGTGGGCGCCTACGTCATGGCCTGGCTGGTGGGCGGACTGGCCGCGCGCCTGCCCGCGCCTGCGCTGCTGGCGGTGCTCCCTCTGGCCGCGGCCGCGGTGGCGGCGGTGGGAGCGCTCATCGAGCCGGCGTTCCTGCGCCCGCTGTACCGGCGGGCGGAAGAGTACCAGCTGCTGATGACCTTCGGGCTGCTGTTGCTCCTCGAGGACCTGATGCGCTTCGTCTGGGGCCCCACGCCGCTGTCGGCCACGGCGCTGTGGGCCTCCTTCCGGCCGGTGACGGTGCTCGGCGCGCCCTACCCGACGTACAACCTGCTGGTCATCCTCGTCGGGCTCGTGGCCGCGGCGCTGCTGTGGGCCTTCGTCTACCGTACCCGGTTTGGCGTGTTACTGCGGGCCACCTCGCAGGACATGCGCATGGCCGCCGCCCTGGGCATCGACGTCCGGCGGATCTACTTGCAGGCGTTCGTGCTGGGCTGCTTCATGGCGGGGCTGGCCGGCGCGGTGATCGTGCCCATCCAGGGCGCGGTGCTGGGCATGGGCGTGGAGGCGCTGATCCTGGCGTTCGTGGCCGTGGTCATCGGTGGGCTGGGCAGCCTGGAGGGCGCCCTGGTGGGCGCCGTGATCGTGGGGCTCGTCCGGACCGCCGCGATCCAGTACGTGCCCGAGCTCGAGCTGGCCATCCTCTACCTCATCGCGGCCGTGGTGCTGATCACACGGCCCAGCGGGCTGTTCGGCACCCGGGAGGCCCGGCGGGCGTGA
- a CDS encoding branched-chain amino acid ABC transporter permease: MNRGAASTEAIPRPAPARTLGRAGYVAALAALLIALPFIPQVPPFQRILLSYGLIAGITALAFNLLLGYTGLLSFGHSAFFGTAAYTTAFLVRYLHLTSMEAYLAAGFLSSLVVAVVFGVVCVRYTRIFFSILALALSQVLWGLAIKLFWITGGTDGIRVPSPTLLFGLIGGGDDKLTFLATTYYYYVLAIFALCVGALWLVVHSPFGKALQAIRDNEVRAEFVGVPVRTYRLVAFVLSGAFTGIAGALWAPLNGHVTPDVLYWPFSGRIVFMTVLGGFKSFVGPLIGAVVFNHLEAYAVGYATYWQAVLGVVLVLLVLLMPTGLVGAGARLAARLRRS, from the coding sequence GTGAACCGCGGGGCGGCGTCCACCGAGGCGATTCCCCGACCGGCGCCCGCGCGCACCCTGGGCCGGGCCGGCTACGTGGCCGCCCTCGCGGCCCTGCTGATCGCCCTGCCCTTCATCCCCCAGGTCCCGCCGTTCCAGCGCATCCTGCTGTCCTACGGCCTCATCGCGGGCATCACGGCGCTGGCCTTCAACCTGCTGCTGGGCTACACGGGCCTGCTCTCGTTCGGCCACTCGGCGTTCTTCGGCACCGCCGCCTACACCACCGCTTTTTTGGTGCGCTACCTGCACCTGACCTCGATGGAGGCCTACCTGGCGGCCGGCTTCCTGTCGAGCCTGGTGGTGGCCGTCGTGTTCGGCGTGGTGTGCGTGCGGTACACGCGCATCTTCTTCTCGATCCTGGCCCTGGCGCTCTCGCAGGTGCTGTGGGGCCTGGCCATCAAGCTGTTCTGGATCACCGGCGGGACCGACGGCATCCGCGTGCCCTCGCCGACGCTGCTGTTCGGGCTGATCGGCGGCGGCGACGACAAGCTCACCTTCCTCGCCACCACCTACTACTACTACGTGCTGGCGATCTTCGCGCTGTGCGTGGGCGCCCTGTGGCTCGTGGTGCATTCGCCGTTTGGCAAGGCCCTCCAGGCGATCCGCGACAACGAGGTGCGCGCCGAGTTCGTGGGCGTGCCGGTGCGCACCTATCGGCTGGTGGCGTTCGTGCTGTCGGGGGCGTTCACCGGGATCGCGGGCGCGCTGTGGGCCCCGCTCAACGGCCACGTCACCCCTGACGTCCTCTACTGGCCGTTCTCGGGCCGCATCGTGTTCATGACGGTGCTGGGCGGGTTCAAGAGCTTCGTCGGCCCGCTGATCGGCGCCGTGGTGTTCAACCACCTGGAGGCGTACGCGGTGGGCTACGCCACCTACTGGCAGGCGGTGCTGGGCGTGGTGCTGGTCCTGCTGGTGCTGCTCATGCCGACCGGCCTGGTCGGGGCGGGCGCCCGGCTGGCTGCCCGGCTGCGGAGGAGCTGA
- a CDS encoding zinc-binding dehydrogenase gives MRAVVLAEVGAPLRLEEIPLPQPKAGEVLVKVAACGVCHTDLHVIKGEVAFPTPAVLGHEISGTVAALGPGVTGPPVGTRVVSAFIMPCGTCAFCAQGRDDLCETFFELNRVRGVLYDGTTRLYRGDGTPLAMYSMGGLAEYAVVPTTDVFPLPPEVPLAEACVLGCALLTAYGAVRHQAAVRPGEAVAVVATGGVGSNLVQMARAFGATPIIAVDVRDDKLEAARALGATHTVNATRTDVAASVREATGGRGVDVAFEALGRPETVRAALAAVRDGGRVVVIGIAPRDVTVPVEITRLVRRSVQLIGSYGARVRGDMPALLHLVRAGAVAPQRAITQRVPLEEAPAAYAALDRGEIVGRAIVVMA, from the coding sequence ATGCGCGCCGTGGTCCTGGCCGAGGTCGGGGCGCCCCTGCGGTTGGAGGAGATCCCCCTCCCCCAGCCCAAAGCCGGCGAGGTCCTGGTCAAGGTCGCGGCCTGCGGCGTCTGTCACACCGACCTCCACGTCATCAAGGGCGAGGTCGCGTTCCCCACGCCCGCGGTGCTGGGCCACGAGATCTCGGGCACGGTGGCCGCCCTGGGGCCGGGCGTCACCGGTCCGCCGGTGGGCACCCGGGTGGTCAGCGCCTTCATCATGCCGTGCGGTACCTGCGCGTTCTGCGCCCAGGGGCGCGACGACCTGTGCGAGACCTTCTTCGAGCTCAACCGCGTGCGCGGCGTGCTCTACGACGGCACCACACGCCTCTACCGCGGCGACGGCACCCCGCTGGCCATGTACAGCATGGGCGGTCTGGCCGAGTACGCGGTCGTCCCCACCACCGACGTCTTCCCCCTGCCGCCGGAGGTACCCCTGGCCGAGGCCTGCGTGCTGGGGTGCGCGCTGCTGACGGCCTACGGCGCGGTACGCCACCAGGCGGCGGTCCGCCCGGGCGAGGCGGTGGCGGTCGTGGCCACGGGCGGGGTGGGGAGCAACCTGGTCCAGATGGCCCGGGCATTCGGTGCCACGCCCATCATCGCCGTGGACGTGCGCGACGACAAGCTCGAGGCGGCACGCGCGCTGGGCGCCACGCACACGGTGAACGCCACGCGCACCGACGTCGCCGCCTCGGTGCGGGAGGCCACCGGCGGCCGCGGCGTCGACGTGGCGTTCGAGGCCCTGGGCCGGCCCGAGACGGTGCGCGCGGCCCTGGCGGCGGTGCGGGACGGTGGCCGGGTGGTGGTGATCGGCATCGCGCCGCGCGACGTCACGGTGCCCGTGGAGATCACGCGCCTGGTGCGGCGCAGCGTACAGCTGATCGGGTCGTACGGCGCCCGGGTGCGGGGGGACATGCCGGCGCTCCTGCATCTCGTGCGCGCGGGCGCCGTGGCACCGCAGCGCGCCATCACGCAGCGCGTGCCCCTGGAGGAAGCGCCGGCGGCGTACGCCGCGCTCGACCGCGGCGAGATCGTGGGCCGTGCGATCGTGGTCATGGCCTGA
- a CDS encoding ABC transporter ATP-binding protein, whose amino-acid sequence MALLVTEHLRKYFGETHAVDDVSLTIQPRELVSLVGANGAGKTTLVNLITGLLAPDRGRIFFQGVDITHLPVPQRIRAGIARSFQLVNLFDQLTALDNVRLALFARNGKIRTATTLAERDTAIRDEAMAILEQFGLAPKWDLPAASLAQGERKLLDVAVAYALRPQLVLLDEPTSGVGTREKGRIMDTVASVCREGGLTAVIVEHDMDIVFTYSDRILVMHQGQILADGPPEQIRADDRVVTTLLGHA is encoded by the coding sequence GTGGCGCTGCTGGTGACCGAGCACCTGCGCAAGTACTTCGGCGAGACGCACGCCGTGGACGACGTCAGCCTGACGATCCAGCCCCGGGAGCTGGTCTCGCTCGTCGGCGCCAACGGCGCGGGGAAGACCACCCTGGTGAACCTGATCACCGGCCTGCTGGCGCCTGACCGCGGTCGCATCTTCTTCCAGGGCGTCGACATCACGCACCTGCCGGTCCCACAGCGCATCCGCGCGGGCATCGCCCGCAGCTTCCAGCTGGTGAACCTGTTCGACCAGCTGACGGCCCTGGACAACGTCCGCCTGGCCCTCTTCGCCCGCAACGGCAAGATCCGCACGGCCACGACCCTGGCCGAGCGCGACACGGCGATCCGCGACGAGGCCATGGCGATCCTGGAGCAGTTCGGGCTGGCCCCCAAGTGGGATCTGCCGGCCGCCAGCCTGGCCCAGGGCGAGCGCAAGCTGCTGGACGTGGCCGTGGCCTACGCCTTGCGCCCACAGCTCGTGCTGCTGGACGAGCCCACCAGCGGCGTGGGCACCCGCGAGAAGGGCCGCATCATGGACACGGTGGCGAGCGTCTGCCGGGAGGGCGGGCTGACCGCCGTCATCGTCGAGCACGACATGGACATCGTGTTCACGTACTCCGACCGCATCCTGGTCATGCACCAGGGCCAGATCCTGGCCGACGGGCCGCCCGAGCAGATCCGCGCGGACGACCGGGTGGTCACCACGCTGCTGGGCCATGCCTGA
- the recR gene encoding recombination mediator RecR — protein sequence MDYPEPLQRLLDELMKMPTVGPKTAQRLAFYILRLSPEEARALAEAILDVKAKMRHCSICFAITDVDPCAICANPSRQQTVLCVVEDPRDVVALERTREFRGRYHVLGGAISPLDGIGPDDLRIAQLVERVRAGGIEEVIIATNPRVEGEATALYLARVLKPLGVRVTRIAHGLPVGGDLEYADEVTLARALEGRRDL from the coding sequence ATGGACTACCCCGAACCGCTGCAGCGGCTGCTCGACGAACTCATGAAGATGCCCACCGTGGGGCCCAAGACGGCCCAGCGGCTGGCGTTCTACATCCTGCGCCTGTCGCCCGAGGAGGCTCGCGCGCTGGCCGAGGCGATTCTCGACGTCAAGGCCAAGATGCGCCACTGCTCCATCTGCTTTGCCATCACCGACGTCGACCCGTGCGCCATCTGCGCCAACCCGTCGCGGCAGCAGACGGTGCTCTGCGTCGTCGAGGATCCCCGGGACGTGGTGGCCCTGGAGCGCACCCGGGAGTTCCGGGGGCGGTACCACGTGCTGGGCGGGGCGATCTCGCCCCTGGACGGCATCGGCCCCGACGATCTCCGGATCGCGCAGCTGGTCGAGCGCGTGCGGGCTGGCGGCATCGAGGAGGTCATCATCGCCACCAACCCCCGGGTGGAAGGTGAGGCCACCGCGCTCTACCTGGCGCGGGTGCTCAAGCCGCTGGGCGTGCGGGTCACGCGCATCGCCCACGGGTTGCCGGTGGGCGGCGACCTGGAGTACGCCGACGAGGTGACGCTGGCCCGGGCCCTGGAAGGCCGCCGCGACCTGTAG
- a CDS encoding CPBP family intramembrane glutamic endopeptidase has product MVSAALYPLPNVTAATAALLALAAGVALPVYLLFYRPVGDERTWGLAEIGAISILFMLTLPVAFVLAGVAEPFTLATFSAATLLQNGLFVGLSAYVVAVRYRQDLGRLGLRAAGWPQAAALGVAAALLTVPLAMGAEDAAVFLLGLVEGPAQAAARAAAEHLDDPLLPVLSTLGGPLEAAWFLLLVVVVVPVGEEVFFRGLVYGALRARWGALAAAATSALFFTAVHLQVVHALPIFLLGVVLAGLYERTGTLVPAIVAHAANNVVAVVALWRGWGW; this is encoded by the coding sequence ATGGTGTCCGCGGCGCTCTACCCCCTGCCCAACGTGACCGCCGCCACGGCCGCGCTGCTCGCGCTGGCTGCCGGCGTGGCGCTCCCAGTCTACCTGCTCTTCTACCGTCCGGTCGGCGACGAGCGCACCTGGGGGCTGGCGGAGATCGGCGCCATCTCCATCCTCTTCATGCTGACCCTGCCCGTGGCGTTCGTGCTGGCGGGCGTCGCCGAGCCGTTCACCCTGGCGACCTTCAGCGCCGCCACCCTGCTGCAGAACGGCCTCTTCGTGGGGCTGTCGGCCTACGTCGTCGCCGTCCGGTACCGGCAGGATCTCGGCCGCCTGGGTCTGCGGGCTGCCGGCTGGCCGCAGGCCGCAGCACTTGGGGTGGCCGCCGCCCTCCTGACGGTGCCCCTGGCCATGGGCGCCGAGGACGCGGCGGTCTTCCTCCTCGGGCTCGTGGAAGGACCGGCGCAGGCCGCCGCCCGCGCGGCCGCCGAGCACCTGGACGACCCGTTGCTGCCGGTGCTGTCGACGCTGGGGGGACCGCTGGAGGCGGCGTGGTTCCTGCTGCTGGTGGTGGTGGTCGTGCCCGTGGGCGAGGAAGTGTTCTTCCGCGGCCTGGTGTACGGTGCGCTGCGGGCGCGCTGGGGGGCGCTGGCGGCCGCAGCGACGAGCGCACTGTTCTTCACGGCCGTCCACCTGCAGGTGGTGCACGCCCTGCCGATCTTCCTGCTGGGCGTGGTCCTGGCGGGGTTGTACGAACGCACCGGGACGCTGGTCCCGGCGATCGTCGCCCACGCGGCGAACAACGTCGTGGCGGTCGTGGCGCTGTGGCGGGGGTGGGGGTGGTGA
- the dnaX gene encoding DNA polymerase III subunit gamma/tau: MTHVSLYRRWRPQTFEEIVGQERITRTLQNAIRAGRTTHAYLFAGHRGTGKTTTARLFAKALNCAQGPTPTPCNRCDACEAIARGTSMDVIEIDGASNTSVDDIRDLKEKIVLAPAQSRYKVYIIDEVHMLSTSAFNALLKTLEEPPAHAVFILVTTEPHRIPPTVLSRCQRFDFRRVSFPEIVGRLRTIAQQERLEIDDAALAQIARSADGSVRDAESILDQLSAYADGPIGRDLVTSVLGLVDEETAAALADAVIARDVASALRLAQDATDAGKDPRQLLRTLLEYVRDLLLVKTCGDEAAAILDAPQERMARLRAQTDGLTIPDLLRAVRVLNEAVVDARWSTQPRLALEVAVIRLARPEMDPTLEGVLSRLERLEGRRAAGAGKPQAAAPPTSTAPSAGAPSASSGRAASPVETPPHVAASSPDTAPSVVTLEDVRRQWARVLEDIKRRKMLCHALLIEGTPVDVQGETVVVALRSVYKFHVDSLQRPENREVVEAALQRVLGSPLRFQCRLVDGPDAETTAPDASASVPAPGEDAVATPAPTAPPRSASATPSAADAAALVARAQELFGAEIIDERPIG; this comes from the coding sequence GTGACCCACGTGTCGCTCTATCGCCGCTGGCGGCCGCAGACGTTCGAGGAGATCGTCGGCCAGGAACGCATCACCCGGACCCTGCAGAACGCGATCCGGGCCGGCCGCACGACCCATGCCTACCTGTTCGCCGGCCACCGCGGGACGGGCAAGACCACGACCGCACGCCTGTTCGCCAAGGCGCTCAACTGCGCCCAGGGGCCCACGCCCACGCCGTGCAACCGGTGTGACGCGTGCGAGGCGATCGCCCGCGGGACCAGCATGGACGTCATCGAGATCGACGGTGCCAGCAACACCAGCGTCGACGACATCCGCGACCTCAAGGAGAAGATCGTCCTCGCCCCGGCCCAGAGCCGCTACAAGGTCTACATCATCGACGAGGTCCACATGCTGTCCACCAGCGCCTTCAACGCCCTGCTGAAGACGCTGGAGGAACCGCCGGCCCACGCGGTGTTCATCCTGGTGACCACCGAGCCCCACCGGATCCCACCGACGGTGCTGTCGCGCTGCCAGCGGTTCGACTTCCGTCGCGTCTCGTTTCCCGAGATCGTCGGACGGCTGCGCACCATCGCACAGCAGGAGCGGCTGGAGATCGACGACGCGGCGCTGGCCCAGATCGCGCGGAGTGCCGACGGGTCGGTCCGCGATGCCGAGTCGATCCTCGATCAGCTCAGCGCCTACGCCGACGGGCCGATCGGCCGCGATCTGGTCACCAGCGTGCTGGGGCTGGTCGACGAGGAGACGGCCGCGGCCCTGGCCGACGCCGTGATCGCCCGGGACGTGGCCTCGGCGTTGCGCCTGGCGCAGGACGCCACCGACGCCGGCAAGGACCCGCGGCAGCTGCTGCGGACGTTGCTGGAGTACGTGCGCGACCTCCTGCTGGTGAAGACGTGCGGCGACGAGGCGGCCGCCATCCTCGACGCCCCCCAGGAGCGCATGGCGCGCCTGCGCGCCCAGACCGACGGCCTGACGATCCCCGACCTGCTGCGCGCCGTGCGGGTGCTCAACGAGGCCGTAGTCGACGCACGGTGGAGCACGCAACCACGGCTGGCGCTGGAGGTCGCGGTGATCCGGCTGGCCCGGCCCGAGATGGATCCCACGCTGGAGGGGGTGCTGAGCCGGCTGGAGCGCCTGGAGGGGCGGCGCGCTGCTGGCGCGGGGAAGCCCCAGGCCGCCGCACCGCCGACGAGCACCGCACCGTCTGCCGGTGCGCCATCGGCCTCATCCGGCCGCGCGGCGTCCCCCGTCGAGACGCCGCCGCATGTCGCCGCAAGCTCGCCGGACACCGCTCCCAGTGTCGTCACCCTCGAGGACGTCCGACGGCAGTGGGCGCGCGTGCTCGAGGACATCAAGCGCCGGAAGATGCTCTGCCATGCGCTGCTCATCGAGGGAACACCCGTGGACGTCCAGGGCGAGACCGTCGTCGTCGCGCTGCGTTCGGTCTACAAGTTTCACGTCGACAGCCTCCAGCGGCCCGAGAACCGCGAGGTGGTCGAGGCAGCGCTGCAGCGTGTGCTGGGCAGCCCCCTCCGGTTCCAGTGTCGGCTGGTGGACGGCCCTGACGCCGAGACCACCGCGCCCGATGCCAGCGCGTCCGTACCGGCGCCGGGGGAGGACGCGGTGGCGACCCCCGCGCCCACGGCACCACCTCGCAGCGCGTCGGCGACTCCCAGCGCTGCGGACGCGGCCGCACTGGTCGCGCGCGCCCAGGAGCTGTTCGGCGCCGAAATCATCGACGAGCGGCCGATCGGGTGA
- a CDS encoding NEW3 domain-containing protein, with protein sequence MLRHVGLTAALVLALSLPGGAAPAPAASPGYRGISLSTQYPAQTVRSGEPASLTLTVKNYGEPPQVVNLRVVEVARGWKAVLLGGGRPVDAVYVGPDQEVTVTLRLEPPAGARAGTYRFRVVAEGQSSRADLPLRLTLGQVLPPRLSLTPELPVLRGPATSSFKYRLTLKNDSDQDLLVSLEADVPRGAQINFTPAFGTQQVTSLPVKAGESKDLDAEVTLPRTTSAGTYPVVVRASGGGARAEAKLTLEVTGRPDLSITTPEGRLSGSANAGRDSTVKLVIKNTGSAPARDVELSASEPSGWKVSFEPQRIDQIPVNEQKEVTATIRPSAKAVAGDYMVTLRASAGDVSTSADFRVTVLTSTLWGIGGIALVAVALAVVGLAVSRYGRR encoded by the coding sequence ATGCTGCGCCACGTGGGACTGACGGCAGCGCTGGTCTTGGCCTTGAGTCTGCCCGGAGGTGCGGCTCCGGCCCCTGCCGCGTCGCCGGGCTATCGGGGGATCTCGCTCTCCACGCAGTACCCTGCGCAGACGGTGCGATCGGGTGAGCCGGCGTCGTTGACGCTGACCGTCAAGAACTACGGCGAACCGCCCCAGGTCGTGAACCTGCGCGTGGTGGAGGTGGCACGGGGCTGGAAGGCGGTGTTGCTGGGTGGCGGCCGGCCGGTGGACGCGGTCTACGTCGGGCCCGACCAGGAGGTCACGGTGACGCTGCGGCTGGAGCCGCCGGCGGGCGCGCGGGCCGGTACCTATCGGTTTCGGGTCGTGGCCGAGGGCCAGAGCAGCCGCGCCGACCTGCCGCTGCGGCTGACGCTGGGGCAGGTACTGCCGCCGCGGCTGAGCCTGACGCCCGAGCTGCCGGTGCTGCGCGGGCCGGCGACCTCGTCGTTCAAGTACCGCCTGACGCTGAAGAACGACAGCGACCAGGACCTGCTGGTCAGCCTGGAGGCCGACGTGCCCCGGGGCGCGCAGATCAACTTCACCCCGGCGTTCGGCACCCAGCAGGTGACCAGCCTGCCGGTGAAGGCGGGCGAGTCCAAGGACCTCGACGCCGAGGTGACGCTGCCGCGGACGACCAGCGCCGGCACGTACCCGGTTGTCGTCCGCGCCTCTGGCGGCGGCGCGCGGGCCGAGGCGAAGTTGACGCTCGAGGTCACCGGGCGGCCCGACCTGTCCATCACCACGCCCGAGGGGCGGCTCTCGGGCAGCGCCAACGCCGGCCGCGACTCGACGGTGAAGCTGGTGATCAAGAACACCGGCAGCGCGCCGGCGCGCGACGTGGAGTTGTCGGCGTCCGAACCCAGCGGGTGGAAGGTGTCGTTCGAACCGCAGCGGATCGACCAGATCCCGGTGAATGAACAGAAGGAAGTTACCGCCACGATCCGGCCGTCGGCCAAGGCCGTGGCGGGTGACTACATGGTCACGCTGCGGGCCAGCGCCGGTGACGTGTCGACGTCGGCCGACTTCCGGGTGACCGTGCTGACCTCCACGCTGTGGGGCATCGGCGGTATCGCGCTGGTGGCGGTGGCGCTGGCCGTGGTCGGACTGGCGGTGTCGAGGTACGGACGGCGGTGA
- a CDS encoding ABC transporter ATP-binding protein, which yields MSTPAPVIETQGLTKRYGAFTAVDNLTLRVYAGEVFGLLGPNGSGKTTTILMLLGLTEPTSGTARVLGEDPARNPLAVKRRVGYLPDSVGFYDELTAVENLVYTARLNGLRGREADERIDEVLARMGLADVAHKPVGTFSRGMKQRLGLAEILLKRPQVAILDEPTAGLDPHAAHEFLDLIRGLRADGLTVLLSSHLLHQVQAVCDRVGLFNKGKMVLEGTVEELARRVLGGAYRISVEVTGDDNLEAALAGLPGVVRVHRERPGLYTLDTQADLRGEVARRIASTRANLLGITIAQPSLDEVYEKYFQVSAA from the coding sequence GTGAGCACCCCCGCGCCGGTCATCGAGACCCAGGGCCTGACCAAGCGCTACGGCGCGTTCACGGCCGTCGACAACCTCACCCTGCGCGTGTACGCCGGGGAGGTCTTCGGGCTGCTGGGGCCCAACGGGTCGGGGAAGACCACGACGATCCTCATGCTGCTGGGGCTCACCGAGCCCACCAGCGGGACGGCGCGCGTGCTGGGCGAGGACCCAGCCCGCAACCCGCTGGCGGTGAAGCGACGGGTGGGCTACCTGCCGGACTCGGTGGGTTTCTACGACGAGCTGACCGCTGTGGAGAACCTGGTCTACACCGCCCGCCTCAACGGCCTGCGCGGGCGGGAGGCCGACGAGCGCATCGACGAGGTGCTGGCCCGCATGGGCCTGGCCGACGTGGCCCACAAGCCCGTAGGCACGTTCTCGCGGGGCATGAAACAGCGCCTGGGGCTGGCGGAGATCCTGCTCAAGCGGCCCCAGGTGGCGATCCTCGACGAGCCCACGGCCGGGCTGGACCCGCACGCCGCCCACGAGTTCCTCGACCTGATCCGCGGCCTGCGGGCCGACGGGCTGACGGTGCTGCTCTCCTCCCACCTCCTCCACCAGGTGCAGGCGGTCTGCGACCGGGTCGGGTTGTTCAACAAGGGGAAGATGGTGCTGGAGGGCACGGTGGAGGAGCTGGCCCGGCGCGTGCTGGGCGGCGCCTACCGCATCAGCGTCGAGGTGACCGGCGACGACAACCTCGAGGCCGCGCTGGCCGGGCTGCCCGGCGTTGTCCGCGTGCACCGCGAGCGCCCCGGCCTCTACACCCTCGACACCCAGGCCGACCTGCGGGGTGAGGTGGCACGGCGCATCGCGAGCACCCGGGCCAACCTGCTGGGCATCACCATCGCGCAGCCGAGCCTCGACGAGGTCTACGAGAAGTACTTCCAGGTGAGCGCGGCATGA
- a CDS encoding ribonuclease H-like YkuK family protein, whose protein sequence is MEFVSPSAGRMSFEEMFQQLVGYIRSEPDQHYHLIIGTDSLLSDDTTFVTAVIIHRVGHGGRYFYRKFRNRKIESLRQRILFETSLSLEIAHLITAALARNGLSKLPVEIHLDVGQQGETRQIVREVVGMVSGSGYAAVIKPDAYGATKVADKHSK, encoded by the coding sequence ATGGAGTTCGTCAGCCCCTCAGCGGGGCGCATGTCGTTCGAGGAGATGTTTCAGCAGCTGGTCGGCTACATCCGCAGCGAACCCGACCAGCACTACCACCTGATCATCGGCACCGACTCCCTGCTCTCCGACGACACCACGTTCGTCACCGCGGTGATCATCCACCGCGTCGGGCACGGCGGGCGGTACTTCTACCGCAAGTTCCGCAACCGCAAGATCGAGAGCCTGCGCCAGCGCATCCTCTTCGAGACGTCGCTGTCGCTGGAGATCGCGCACCTGATCACCGCGGCCCTGGCCCGCAACGGCCTCTCCAAGCTGCCAGTGGAGATCCACCTGGACGTCGGGCAGCAGGGTGAGACCCGGCAGATCGTGCGCGAAGTCGTCGGCATGGTCTCGGGCTCGGGGTACGCCGCCGTGATCAAACCCGACGCCTACGGCGCTACCAAAGTCGCCGACAAGCACTCCAAGTAA